From the Spiroplasma alleghenense genome, one window contains:
- a CDS encoding IS3 family transposase — MEDLRNQFTVKLICRVIKITAASYYRWVKRKKPASKFIFDENFAINIKNIYKSENGKYGYPRICIVLNNAGTICSKTKVYRYMKLLCLHSVIRIKKMNRKPKEKKNTKSGAVNIANRQWSIFQNNELWVTDVTYIPIKNQKFKWVYLSVIKDACSGFIVSHEISINNDLNIYRNSLKKAEHYRDSQQKTIIHSDNGVQYTSYFARQYAKKNNFIISLSRPGNSLDNAMCETFFSSLKSETPKLLLQSNFEDLVKMINEYINYYNYERVMLKHKGPPCYKYLKTKKSISENWLFVNL, encoded by the coding sequence ATTGAAGATTTAAGAAATCAGTTCACAGTGAAGTTAATTTGTAGAGTTATTAAAATAACAGCAGCAAGCTACTATCGCTGAGTGAAGAGAAAAAAGCCAGCTAGCAAATTTATCTTTGATGAAAATTTTGCGATTAATATTAAAAACATTTATAAATCAGAAAACGGAAAGTACGGTTATCCAAGAATTTGCATTGTTTTGAATAATGCAGGAACTATTTGTAGCAAAACAAAGGTTTATCGCTATATGAAATTATTGTGTTTACATTCAGTAATTAGAATCAAAAAAATGAATCGTAAACCGAAAGAAAAGAAAAACACTAAATCAGGTGCCGTTAATATTGCTAACCGTCAATGATCTATATTTCAAAACAATGAACTGTGAGTTACTGATGTTACATATATTCCTATTAAAAATCAAAAATTCAAATGAGTCTACCTAAGTGTAATAAAAGATGCTTGCTCGGGATTTATTGTTTCTCACGAAATATCTATTAATAATGATCTCAATATTTATAGAAACTCTCTTAAAAAAGCTGAGCATTATAGGGACTCTCAACAGAAAACCATTATTCATTCTGATAACGGCGTTCAATATACATCCTATTTTGCCAGACAGTATGCTAAGAAAAACAATTTTATCATTTCTCTTTCAAGACCTGGAAATTCTTTAGACAATGCTATGTGCGAAACTTTTTTTTCAAGTTTGAAGTCAGAAACTCCAAAACTGCTTTTGCAGTCTAATTTTGAAGATTTAGTCAAAATGATAAATGAATATATTAATTACTATAACTATGAAAGAGTCATGTTAAAGCATAAAGGTCCCCCATGCTATAAATATCTAAAAACAAAAAAATCGATTTCAGAAAATTGACTTTTCGTAAATTTATAA
- a CDS encoding lipoprotein, protein MKKLLSILGASTMVISAPLSVVSCKKQKVTTGDEFDYVELLNQFLAEITLIFEKQIQKSFSEYIWINQDQLPEDMTIESIRAANENNDFQNHESDFYQKMLSLIRPIIPVEQINQEINESIVNDVNYNPILIDKSTPLKNGVEIQEISFIDKTKAVTIGVKFSALVFYKDARGEKTSQTITANVSFNIFEDSETAITAKEMDDAYIELINKDLANQWTFFSDSGNLENTSAAIGSGEFITEQFSKELEVLNEINKNVSVVFEDLKMVVNNKMIVNSARFEPFFNWQNKDERWKTFYKALSNDFSAEKEFLENILNNGDWIQPINLVLMNKDKEKWDPLANASYELYTKKDNNSSTYINQYNLAYNLSKNKQINKVIQLQNSDFDLDLKGDFNSIALFGINVNDLKFKIGIDDFDFSSQTIIARQKTTKNNTMELYNYFMTQAYNFQKSFINLQETPNLEVKKTAYLKVPKEWDLDSMRNKRILYNYEMDQQLVLANTMSSYINNDLEFSTSIFLDKYNYKKNKYNKYIWINDKNDLFFLDKDVWGEEAMNQIIFTTYYFSDSANNNLSFDMRQVIENTNWYWDDEEDLLFTLTNVDSSFKFEK, encoded by the coding sequence ATGAAGAAGTTATTAAGTATACTGGGGGCTAGTACCATGGTAATATCAGCTCCCCTAAGTGTGGTTTCGTGTAAAAAACAAAAAGTAACGACTGGGGATGAATTTGATTACGTTGAGTTGTTGAACCAGTTCTTAGCTGAGATTACTTTAATTTTTGAAAAACAAATTCAAAAATCTTTTAGCGAGTATATTTGAATCAATCAAGATCAATTGCCCGAAGATATGACTATTGAATCCATCAGAGCAGCTAATGAAAATAATGATTTCCAAAATCATGAAAGTGATTTTTACCAGAAAATGCTTTCATTAATTAGACCGATTATTCCAGTTGAACAAATTAATCAAGAAATAAACGAATCAATTGTTAATGATGTTAACTACAATCCCATTCTAATAGATAAATCAACACCTTTAAAAAATGGAGTTGAAATTCAAGAAATCAGTTTTATTGATAAAACAAAAGCTGTAACAATTGGGGTGAAATTTTCTGCTTTAGTTTTTTATAAGGATGCAAGAGGAGAGAAAACCAGTCAGACAATTACAGCCAATGTTTCTTTTAATATTTTTGAGGATTCTGAAACTGCCATCACTGCAAAAGAAATGGATGATGCTTATATTGAATTAATAAATAAGGACCTTGCCAACCAATGAACGTTTTTTAGTGATTCAGGTAATTTAGAAAACACATCTGCTGCAATTGGTAGTGGTGAATTTATAACTGAACAATTTTCTAAGGAATTAGAAGTTCTAAATGAAATTAATAAAAATGTATCTGTAGTTTTTGAAGATTTAAAAATGGTTGTTAACAATAAGATGATTGTAAATTCAGCAAGATTTGAGCCATTTTTTAACTGACAAAATAAGGATGAAAGATGAAAAACATTCTATAAAGCCCTTTCCAATGATTTTTCTGCTGAAAAAGAATTTCTTGAAAATATTTTAAATAACGGTGATTGAATACAACCAATAAATCTCGTCTTAATGAACAAGGATAAGGAAAAATGAGACCCCCTTGCAAATGCATCATATGAACTTTATACAAAAAAAGATAACAACTCTTCTACATACATTAATCAATATAATTTGGCCTACAATTTATCAAAAAACAAACAGATAAATAAAGTTATCCAATTGCAAAATTCAGATTTTGATCTAGATTTAAAAGGAGATTTTAATTCAATTGCCTTATTTGGTATCAACGTTAATGATTTAAAATTTAAAATCGGGATTGATGATTTTGATTTTTCTAGTCAAACTATAATTGCCAGACAAAAAACAACCAAAAACAACACAATGGAACTTTATAATTATTTCATGACACAAGCTTACAACTTTCAAAAATCTTTTATCAATTTACAAGAAACACCTAATTTAGAAGTTAAAAAAACTGCTTATCTAAAGGTGCCTAAGGAATGGGATTTGGATTCAATGAGAAATAAAAGAATCCTATACAATTATGAAATGGACCAACAACTTGTTTTAGCTAATACAATGAGCAGTTATATTAACAATGATTTAGAATTTTCAACTTCAATTTTCCTTGATAAATATAATTACAAGAAAAATAAATATAATAAATATATCTGAATAAATGATAAAAATGATTTATTTTTTTTAGACAAGGATGTATGGGGTGAAGAAGCGATGAATCAAATTATTTTTACAACTTATTATTTTTCTGATAGTGCCAACAATAATTTAAGCTTTGATATGCGTCAAGTTATTGAAAACACGAATTGATATTGAGACGATGAAGAAGATCTATTGTTTACTCTTACAAATGTTGACTCATCCTTTAAATTTGAAAAATAA
- a CDS encoding lipoprotein — protein MKKLLSILGASTMVISAPLSVVSCKKQKVTTGDEFDYVELLNQFLAEITLIFEKQIQKSFSEYIWINQDQLPEDMTIESIRAANENNDFQNHESDFYQKMLSSIRPIIPVEQINQEINESIVNDVNYNPILIDKSTPLKNGVEIQEISFIDKTKAVTIGVKFSALVFYKDARGEKTSQTITTRVSFNIFEDSETAITAKEIDDAYIELINKDLANQWTFFSDSGNLENTSASIGNGEFITEQFSKELEVLNEINKNVSVIFDDLKMVVNNNMIVNSARFEPAFNQERKDERWKTLYKAFFNDSSAEKEFLENILNNGDWVEPKNLILKDKDKKKWDENAKKSYELYTKKDNNSSTYINQYNLAYNLSENKQINKVIQSQNSDFYLDLKEDFNSIALFGINVNNLKFKIEIDNFDFSSQTIIARQKTTKKNTMELYNDFMTQAYNFQKSFINLQETPNFQVKKTCFLKVPKEWDLDSMRNKRILYNYELDQQLVLANTISNSFNKDLEFSTSIFHNQYNSKKDKYSKYIWINDKNDLFFLDNDPFGREAMNKIIFTTYYFSDSANNNLSFDMNHYIYNTGWGWLDEEGMVWTLTNVDSAFKFEE, from the coding sequence ATGAAGAAGTTATTAAGTATACTGGGGGCTAGTACCATGGTAATATCAGCTCCCCTAAGTGTGGTTTCGTGTAAAAAACAAAAAGTAACGACTGGGGATGAATTTGATTACGTTGAGTTGTTGAACCAGTTCTTAGCTGAGATTACTTTAATTTTTGAAAAACAAATTCAAAAATCTTTTAGCGAGTATATTTGAATCAATCAAGATCAATTGCCCGAAGATATGACTATTGAATCGATTAGAGCGGCCAATGAAAATAATGATTTTCAAAATCATGAAAGTGATTTTTACCAAAAAATGCTTTCATCAATTAGACCGATTATTCCAGTTGAACAAATCAATCAAGAAATAAACGAATCAATTGTCAATGATGTTAACTACAATCCTATTCTAATAGATAAATCAACACCTTTAAAAAATGGAGTTGAAATTCAAGAAATTAGTTTTATTGATAAAACAAAAGCTGTAACAATCGGGGTGAAATTTTCTGCTTTAGTTTTTTATAAGGATGCAAGAGGAGAGAAAACCAGTCAGACAATTACAACTAGAGTTTCTTTTAATATTTTTGAGGATTCTGAAACTGCCATCACTGCAAAAGAAATAGACGATGCTTATATTGAATTAATAAATAAGGACCTTGCCAACCAATGAACGTTTTTTAGTGATTCAGGTAATTTAGAAAACACATCTGCTTCAATTGGTAATGGTGAATTTATAACTGAACAATTTTCTAAGGAATTAGAAGTTCTAAATGAAATTAACAAAAATGTATCTGTAATTTTTGACGATTTAAAAATGGTTGTTAACAATAATATGATTGTAAACTCAGCAAGATTTGAGCCGGCTTTTAACCAAGAAAGGAAGGATGAAAGATGGAAAACGCTCTATAAAGCCTTTTTTAATGATTCTTCTGCTGAAAAAGAATTTCTTGAAAATATTTTAAATAACGGTGATTGAGTAGAACCAAAAAATTTAATTTTAAAGGACAAGGATAAGAAAAAATGAGACGAGAACGCAAAGAAATCATATGAACTTTATACAAAAAAAGATAACAACTCTTCTACATACATTAATCAATATAATTTAGCCTACAATTTATCAGAAAACAAACAGATAAATAAAGTTATTCAATCGCAAAATTCAGATTTTTATCTAGATTTAAAAGAAGATTTTAATTCAATTGCTTTATTTGGTATTAATGTTAATAATTTAAAATTTAAAATCGAGATTGATAATTTTGATTTTTCTAGTCAAACTATCATCGCCAGACAAAAAACAACCAAAAAAAATACAATGGAACTTTATAATGATTTCATGACACAAGCTTACAACTTTCAAAAATCTTTTATCAATTTACAAGAAACACCTAATTTTCAAGTTAAAAAAACCTGTTTTCTAAAGGTGCCTAAGGAATGAGATTTAGATTCAATGAGAAATAAAAGAATCCTATACAATTATGAATTGGATCAACAACTTGTTTTGGCAAATACAATAAGTAATTCTTTTAACAAAGATTTAGAATTTTCAACATCAATTTTTCATAATCAATATAATAGCAAGAAAGATAAATATAGTAAATATATATGAATAAATGATAAAAATGATTTATTCTTTTTAGACAATGATCCATTTGGTAGAGAAGCAATGAATAAAATTATTTTTACAACTTATTATTTTTCTGATAGTGCCAATAATAATTTAAGCTTTGATATGAATCACTATATTTACAACACTGGTTGAGGTTGACTAGATGAAGAAGGAATGGTGTGAACTCTTACAAATGTTGACTCAGCCTTTAAATTTGAAGAATAA
- a CDS encoding lipoprotein, with amino-acid sequence MKKLLSILGATSLVVSAPLSVVACKKKVNPNIDDEFDYDKLMRDFIDNITIIFNTEIQNQFSDYNFISEDELPDNLSYLEIVENQDQFQKGNKGGNVYNKVMDWVSSLIPIEQINSSIQNEISSDINYKPILIDSGSPLKSGIFAEEIDLLVQKDAITISSKISSSISLKGKNQEIINEPISTVVSINVFEDNGDNLLEQAKELEENYKKLINSKNANYFRFSSDSGNLSQTALEIEDNQIIINNLKEQIQTLSTDEVLINEKNLQLEVINNSIINAAGSAKSNTEYFSGEYRFGFFPTFIKAIRGVDEAEKTLLENIKGNDPEWIDYSTPILYKEMNEKIKQGAQISRWVNQYALIKNSKKTGFKNLLFNSKSEFSIDKEKDANTLAVFGTKISGIKFQLRDSEFILDDKYIFIRQEITRKNTLEYYNDFIEQAWEFHKVFLDPFLKPDGATIFNIQTPKTWKKEDFVGKTFNARDFPTNDILYANSEANAINSDFNFSLKAVQWENSRLMKFDEIYINKVGELFCYNTSQSKTHFTKVNFLVLNVSLFGDIDSNLYQPFLDFYNYNDGTSKIEKSQKEEIMDVIGAVFTLKFSQ; translated from the coding sequence ATGAAGAAGTTATTAAGTATACTGGGTGCAACCAGTTTGGTGGTTTCAGCTCCACTAAGTGTTGTGGCATGTAAAAAAAAGGTAAATCCCAACATTGATGATGAATTTGATTATGATAAATTAATGAGAGATTTTATAGATAATATTACAATTATTTTTAATACTGAAATCCAAAACCAGTTTAGTGATTATAATTTTATTAGTGAAGATGAACTACCAGATAATTTAAGTTACTTAGAAATTGTTGAAAATCAAGACCAATTTCAAAAAGGAAATAAAGGGGGAAACGTTTATAACAAAGTAATGGATTGAGTTTCTAGTCTAATACCAATTGAGCAGATAAATAGTTCAATTCAAAACGAAATTTCTAGCGACATTAACTATAAACCAATTTTGATTGATAGTGGTTCTCCATTAAAAAGTGGGATTTTCGCTGAAGAAATTGACTTACTGGTTCAAAAAGATGCTATAACCATATCTTCTAAAATTTCTTCTTCAATCAGCTTAAAAGGCAAAAATCAGGAAATAATAAATGAACCGATTAGTACCGTAGTAAGTATCAATGTCTTTGAAGATAATGGAGACAACCTTTTAGAACAAGCAAAAGAGTTAGAAGAGAATTATAAAAAATTAATTAACAGTAAAAACGCCAATTATTTTAGATTTTCATCAGATTCTGGTAATTTAAGTCAGACTGCTTTAGAAATTGAAGATAACCAAATTATTATTAATAACTTAAAAGAGCAAATTCAAACGTTAAGCACAGATGAAGTTTTAATTAATGAAAAAAATTTGCAACTTGAAGTTATAAATAACTCCATAATTAATGCTGCTGGGAGCGCAAAATCAAATACAGAATATTTTAGTGGAGAATATAGATTTGGCTTTTTTCCAACTTTTATTAAAGCTATTAGGGGGGTAGATGAGGCTGAAAAAACTTTATTAGAAAATATTAAAGGTAACGATCCTGAATGAATTGATTATTCTACTCCTATTTTATACAAAGAAATGAATGAAAAAATTAAACAAGGGGCCCAAATATCTAGATGAGTGAATCAATACGCACTAATAAAGAATTCAAAAAAAACCGGTTTTAAAAATCTACTTTTTAATTCTAAATCAGAATTTTCTATTGACAAGGAAAAAGATGCCAATACTTTGGCAGTTTTTGGAACAAAAATAAGTGGCATAAAATTTCAATTAAGAGATTCAGAATTTATTTTAGATGATAAATATATTTTTATTAGACAAGAAATAACTAGAAAAAATACTTTAGAATATTACAACGACTTTATCGAACAAGCCTGAGAATTCCACAAAGTTTTTCTTGATCCCTTCTTGAAACCAGATGGGGCAACGATTTTTAATATTCAAACTCCAAAAACATGAAAAAAAGAAGATTTTGTTGGTAAAACATTTAATGCGAGGGATTTCCCAACAAATGATATTTTGTATGCCAACTCAGAAGCCAATGCAATTAATTCAGATTTTAATTTCAGCTTGAAGGCTGTTCAATGAGAAAATTCTAGATTGATGAAGTTTGATGAAATTTATATAAATAAAGTGGGAGAACTTTTTTGTTACAATACTAGTCAGTCAAAAACTCACTTTACAAAAGTAAATTTTCTGGTATTAAATGTTTCTTTATTTGGGGACATAGATTCTAATCTATATCAACCTTTTTTAGATTTTTATAATTACAATGATGGTACATCAAAAATAGAGAAGAGTCAAAAAGAAGAAATAATGGATGTCATCGGTGCGGTTTTCACACTAAAATTTTCACAATAA
- a CDS encoding ABC transporter ATP-binding protein: MNKNEYAFEILNIKKIYKNQKGLKEITASFRRGEITAILGHNGAGKTTLIKLITKEVKPDAGQILVNNKIPEKEFYDKIGFLPDQNSFPLDYKLKEFIIYNGVLRGIPREKVVKKAQTFIDKMGLSKFSKKTFRQLSSGMKKMALLATAMINDPEVIIMDEPTANMDIEKRAWLLELLVELSKAGKTVIITSHILDELEKIIDNLIIIQNGIKKYDQPFDKNQEKLADIYNGINQTDIGNESHFKDIFK; the protein is encoded by the coding sequence ATGAATAAAAATGAATACGCCTTTGAAATATTAAATATTAAAAAAATTTATAAAAATCAAAAAGGATTAAAAGAAATTACGGCAAGTTTTAGAAGGGGAGAAATTACAGCAATTTTGGGGCACAATGGAGCTGGTAAAACTACTTTAATTAAGTTGATTACCAAGGAAGTTAAACCTGATGCCGGCCAAATTTTGGTCAATAATAAAATCCCAGAAAAAGAATTTTATGACAAAATTGGTTTTCTACCAGATCAAAATTCTTTTCCTTTGGATTATAAGTTAAAAGAGTTTATTATTTATAATGGAGTTTTACGAGGAATACCCAGAGAAAAAGTAGTCAAAAAAGCACAGACTTTTATTGACAAAATGGGACTTTCAAAGTTTAGCAAAAAAACTTTTCGTCAGCTTTCTTCTGGGATGAAAAAAATGGCCTTACTTGCCACTGCAATGATTAATGATCCTGAAGTCATTATTATGGATGAACCAACAGCAAACATGGATATAGAAAAGCGCGCTTGATTACTTGAATTATTAGTTGAACTTTCTAAAGCCGGCAAAACCGTTATTATTACTTCTCATATTTTAGATGAGCTAGAAAAAATCATTGATAATTTAATTATTATTCAGAACGGCATAAAAAAGTATGATCAACCTTTTGATAAAAACCAAGAAAAACTAGCTGATATTTATAATGGTATAAATCAAACTGATATAGGAAATGAAAGTCATTTTAAAGATATTTTCAAATAA
- a CDS encoding Panacea domain-containing protein, translated as MSKYDVKNIANYVINYFYENSDKLKNNEENFEILEINNLKMQKVLYFLYGFFYSETREELFDVEFLAWKLGPVIKSIYEINKNATENNGYRNIPKDTYCEFAKKIEDEDKKLINQILDNLMEISTWALVELSHKPGGPWEATKQSEVISRDLLNKYFRNLELK; from the coding sequence ATGTCGAAATACGATGTTAAAAATATTGCAAACTACGTAATTAACTATTTTTATGAAAATTCAGATAAATTAAAAAACAACGAGGAGAACTTTGAAATATTAGAAATAAATAATCTAAAAATGCAAAAAGTACTTTATTTTTTATATGGGTTTTTTTATTCAGAAACTAGAGAGGAACTTTTCGACGTTGAATTTTTGGCCTGAAAACTAGGTCCTGTCATTAAATCAATTTATGAGATAAATAAAAATGCAACAGAAAATAATGGATACAGAAATATACCCAAAGACACTTATTGTGAGTTTGCAAAAAAAATTGAAGATGAAGATAAGAAATTAATTAATCAGATATTAGATAACTTAATGGAGATTTCTACTTGAGCACTTGTTGAACTAAGCCATAAACCAGGTGGTCCTTGAGAGGCCACAAAACAATCGGAAGTTATTAGTAGAGACTTACTAAATAAATATTTTAGAAATTTAGAACTTAAGTAG
- a CDS encoding lipoprotein translates to MKKLLSILGATSMVVSAPLSVVACKKKVNPDIGEEFDYQSLQKELKDTVQGIFDSILKSDFDDYFFVSFEKGGDNGVKYPFGERDEEWIKNNKENIENMESKESEEMQNYIKDLIHWNIVESEITNNVLSNVNYKPILVDGKTPLKDGYFIDSLKIEEKEENGPLSVYISIGASFYFLNSNQEIEVENLNLFKTSITILADEEEAFDLNEVKNIYKDTLNSVENANSFEIKSDKGDLFGTAEAINQKTEGNLVFQNLQNILNNVQWAGKAINFNNDWKINTDTNNIIDSSVNPPTNNLYWDRDGIGKPEGLKTLKLALKGDKQAEEDFIEELSSNDSEWMSTGVSKYIKNIKELEVEFDDFSESLNSFNLEYNLKENYTFNSSLKKSNFKLEPRNQRNYLALFRSTIDDIGFWYNETFYELPKEQIVIKQLPECENTKVLYKKFITDSYNFQKEFFGFNDTELQEDNTDWKFYLNKPEEMKDIEPMTLMDYEESFDLLLKANQKAADWLEPLGLTTGVNYSAASGNDYFSKMTFSQNDEIYFCYSMSSNNYYLTLKTWFFSFNTSKTQIYKTYFEFGARTDHRIDMTGYSKSNSGWWFK, encoded by the coding sequence ATGAAGAAGTTATTAAGTATATTAGGGGCGACAAGTATGGTGGTTTCAGCACCCCTTAGTGTGGTGGCCTGTAAAAAGAAGGTGAATCCCGATATTGGCGAGGAATTTGATTACCAATCTTTGCAAAAAGAATTAAAAGACACAGTTCAAGGAATTTTTGATTCTATTTTGAAAAGTGATTTTGATGATTACTTTTTTGTTTCTTTTGAAAAAGGTGGAGACAATGGGGTTAAGTATCCATTTGGTGAGCGCGATGAGGAATGAATCAAAAATAATAAGGAAAATATTGAAAATATGGAATCAAAAGAATCTGAAGAAATGCAAAACTATATTAAGGATTTAATTCACTGAAATATAGTAGAATCTGAAATAACAAATAACGTTCTTTCCAATGTTAACTATAAACCAATTTTAGTTGATGGGAAAACTCCTTTGAAAGATGGTTATTTTATTGATAGTTTAAAAATTGAGGAAAAAGAGGAGAATGGACCATTATCGGTTTACATTAGTATTGGAGCTAGCTTTTATTTTTTAAATTCAAATCAGGAAATAGAAGTAGAGAATCTTAATTTATTCAAGACCTCAATTACGATTTTAGCCGACGAAGAAGAAGCTTTCGACTTAAACGAAGTAAAAAATATTTATAAAGATACTCTGAACTCGGTTGAAAATGCCAATAGTTTTGAAATTAAAAGCGACAAAGGTGATTTGTTCGGTACCGCTGAGGCAATAAATCAAAAAACAGAAGGTAATTTAGTATTTCAAAATTTGCAAAATATTTTAAATAATGTGCAATGAGCCGGAAAGGCTATTAATTTTAATAATGACTGAAAAATAAACACTGACACTAATAACATAATTGACTCATCAGTTAATCCACCAACTAATAATTTGTATTGAGACCGTGATGGGATAGGAAAGCCTGAAGGTTTAAAAACTTTAAAGTTAGCACTGAAAGGAGATAAGCAAGCTGAGGAAGATTTTATTGAAGAACTTAGCTCAAATGATTCAGAGTGGATGAGCACCGGGGTGTCTAAATACATAAAAAATATAAAAGAACTTGAAGTTGAATTTGATGATTTTTCAGAATCATTAAACTCTTTTAACTTAGAATACAATTTGAAAGAAAACTATACATTTAATTCTAGTTTAAAAAAATCGAATTTTAAGTTAGAGCCTAGAAATCAGAGAAATTATCTTGCTCTTTTTAGATCAACAATTGATGATATAGGTTTTTGATATAATGAAACCTTCTATGAATTACCAAAAGAGCAAATTGTTATAAAACAACTTCCTGAATGTGAAAACACTAAAGTTTTATACAAGAAATTTATCACTGATTCTTATAATTTTCAAAAAGAGTTTTTTGGTTTCAACGATACAGAATTACAAGAAGATAATACAGATTGAAAATTCTACCTTAACAAACCAGAAGAAATGAAAGATATTGAACCCATGACATTGATGGATTATGAAGAATCTTTTGATTTGCTTCTTAAAGCCAATCAAAAGGCTGCTGATTGATTAGAACCTCTTGGATTAACTACAGGAGTAAATTATTCTGCAGCGTCAGGTAACGATTATTTTTCAAAAATGACATTCAGTCAGAATGATGAAATATATTTCTGCTATAGTATGTCAAGTAATAACTATTATTTAACTTTAAAAACTTGATTTTTTTCGTTCAACACTTCAAAAACCCAAATTTACAAAACATATTTTGAATTTGGAGCAAGAACCGACCATAGAATTGATATGACAGGTTATTCAAAATCTAATTCTGGGTGATGATTCAAATAG